A stretch of DNA from Tribolium castaneum strain GA2 chromosome 7, icTriCast1.1, whole genome shotgun sequence:
aagcgttttgaaaaatatggggcagagtgcaagttggtaattttaaatattatttaataatgacaaaaaaattgcggcttgtttaaaaaaatgttgaaattaaattgcaattaaataaactgctCCAACATTACCACGCTTGTGAACTATTATCACGTTATCAGTTAATACAGTTTAATTTTCCTATACAATGGTCAATCAGCCAATGTTTAATAACATTATCAACATGAAAAATGGGTAATGACAAACATTGTAATACGAGATAAATGTAATACAaagaaattaaagtaaaataattataagtttttgttattcctatttaaatttttaaatccaaTTATTGCACACGTGTAGGTTCATCATTGTATTGTGAcccaataacaaaaaatcaaattttacataaacaGCAACTACAACAAAATGCTAATTTATCAATTCACTGTGTGGTTTCATATCAAAattcgttaaataaatatttataaatgtaaatattcAAAGGTTATCGATACGAAATGTCTCATTTTGATACAACTAATAATTTGCTTCGCAAATAATGCGTCATTGGTATTCGTCTATTAGGGGATCCACCGAGGACACATTGGTACTTCCCACTTATTCAAATGAGTctcgttaattaaattacgtctaaaatattgattttgacTTCATTATTGAACAAAGAAATGATTTCTGAAAATTGCGAGTTCCGCTACTTTAGCCTTGAATCAGCAAAATGATGAAACATGATAGCTTAAACTGTTAATCTAAAGGAAAAAAGCACACTGACCTTGAAAGCGCCCCATTGTTCCTGGACTAGGTCAAAAAAAGACACGGCTTGACTGCCGACCACACAAAGGGCCACAAACACCAGGAACTTCATGGTTCTGGAAAAAACCAACCATTTGgttgaaaaaataagttgctgctttatttgtaaaaaaagtttagtGGGGGCTCATTTACTAGGGaaaaattgtacaataatTACCTTAGTTATAATTTGTTCGACTGCTCCTCTCCAACTCACACCAGCACTCGAAATgagcagaaaattttaatgagtcaaatttgttttgtacATAAAAGTCAGCTGACCAGGAAGTCCCCCACCATCACGACCAGCGACATGAACACCACGGCCTGAAAGTCCCTACTTGGAGAAGTGAAATCAATTGAATGTTCCATAATTAATGATTTTGGCcacgttttttttgtaaatatcgaaagatgcaaaaataaaaaaaaatcacatcaGTTTAGGACATTCAATTTTCACTGTTGGTACTTCACGTGTCTGTTATTCCCccttataaatttaaattgtacaATTAATCGTTGCACCCACCGCTTCTTTGGTCATTTTTTCgccaatttaaaacatttggtcccgtatttattttttaaattattaattagtcCACAACCACTGTGGCCAACAATCCCCAGTTGTGAAAAAATGGCGGAGCAATTTGACGTTTCTTCCGAAAGGCGTAAAGTTTTGGAAGAAAATGCCAAACGAAGAACTGTTCTTCGCAACTTCTTCCTGAAGCAAGTTTCGGACCCGTTCCGGCACGCATCGGGCGAAGGGGGCACTGTGGTAAGTCCAAATTGCCACATTCTCGACTGTTATGTCACACCTAACCTAAAAAACGCACCGAATTTGCGCTAAAAAGACCACTTCGGCCCAACTTTTTGCTGCGTGTATGTAACTATCATGGAATACTAGTCaccaatttacaaaaaaacgtgGAGATAAATGGAGTTATTTAACGGgcgttatttaataatttattatttttttacaaaattggaaGTGTTGCCGAGCTTGCAATACCACAGTTGTTGCCGTGATTGCGCACGGGCCTGTAATAACCACCCTCGCCCCAGTCACTGCCCCAGGAGTTTTTCACGATCCAGAAATCGCCCCCATTTTCTGACCCATAACCGACCACCAGAACCCCATGGTTCAAGTCGGGGACTTTGCTATTGCACTTTTCGTCCAACAGAATCCCCCCTTTGTAGAATTGGAGTTCCTCGGTGGCTTCAATGGTGGCGGCAATGGGCCCCATCATGGCCAAGGCCCCCTGCAGGGCTGTTTCGTCGTTGGGGTCAATATCGTAAAATCCTGTGACGGTGGTGATTGACTTTGAGGCGTCAAATCTGCAAACACCCGCTTTGCCTTCGTATGGATAATCCTTTTCTGGCATTATTCCGAATTGGCTGATGTAGGAATAAGCATTGGTGGCATGGCCCCCATTACAGCCGAAATCGGCCGAACAATCGATCAGGTTTTGCGCGCTAAGGGACGTCAGTTGATTGGTTTTAAGAGCCAATTGTCCTTCGACGGCCCCAAGCttcggaaaaaattaaaaattaattgaaatgtgGGTTTTTAGGGAAGTTCTTACAGCACTGAAACTCCACGATGAGCTACAGTCTTGTTCGTTTTTCACGTCGCTAACTAGTCCGTTTGCTCGCCAATCGACTTGAGTTTCGTATTcgatttttgttgtgtttaGTTTGGTgtgtttttcgtttttttcgcGCTTTGTCAGTTTGTTACGATTGACGAAAGCCAAAAACTCGTCCGTTGtcaaatcaccaaatttgttcATGGCTTTGAAATAAGTCACTTCACCGTTTCGGTATTTTGTGTTGTGTGCGTCaattttggataaattttccGTAAATATTGCCAGGCGTTTCATTTCTTCtgtttttgtagaatattcTTTTTTGTGGGTTagctgaattaaataatacaagttggagaaaaaattgttaaaaaagtgtCTTACTTACCTTGAATTGGGACCAGTTTTGgtcgtttattaatttttgaggcGATGCCATTGTGGCAATTATGGTTACTAGGAAAATAACAAATGTCTCCATTGGGGATTAGGAGTGGATCAGACCTGTCGAGAATTTATGGATTAACTTACAACTG
This window harbors:
- the LOC659367 gene encoding cathepsin L precursor, yielding METFVIFLVTIIATMASPQKLINDQNWSQFKLTHKKEYSTKTEEMKRLAIFTENLSKIDAHNTKYRNGEVTYFKAMNKFGDLTTDEFLAFVNRNKLTKREKNEKHTKLNTTKIEYETQVDWRANGLVSDVKNEQDCSSSWSFSALGAVEGQLALKTNQLTSLSAQNLIDCSADFGCNGGHATNAYSYISQFGIMPEKDYPYEGKAGVCRFDASKSITTVTGFYDIDPNDETALQGALAMMGPIAATIEATEELQFYKGGILLDEKCNSKVPDLNHGVLVVGYGSENGGDFWIVKNSWGSDWGEGGYYRPVRNHGNNCGIASSATLPIL